The following are encoded in a window of Sinomonas cyclohexanicum genomic DNA:
- a CDS encoding phosphotriesterase family protein, with amino-acid sequence MSKVNTVLGTIPTEELGFVAIHEHIGYGMPGSELDTKWWKTPEQRYEETVPKLRTFHENGGGTFVDATGICNGRDVDYYKSLSAKTGVHIVACTGFVGGDTALPHFANASVDYLTRQFVHEITVGIGGTGAKAGVIKVGVSRGGRMTELDKKIYRAAARAAVQTGVPILTHLAIDAEPAIDIFHEEGLPLDRVLFGHVDDGVNAEKTQDAWIVEQGGRLGFDTFGYETELPDPPFWARPRNDRMDHFLRFVKGGFEDKVLASADANCSPLGWPGVKGHTVNYIFERLLPDLRDAGVAEETITKIFVENPATFLTIQN; translated from the coding sequence ATGTCCAAGGTGAATACCGTCCTGGGAACGATTCCCACGGAGGAACTGGGCTTCGTGGCCATCCACGAGCACATCGGGTACGGAATGCCCGGCTCCGAGCTGGACACGAAATGGTGGAAGACCCCGGAGCAGCGCTACGAGGAGACCGTCCCCAAGCTGCGCACGTTCCACGAGAACGGCGGCGGCACGTTCGTGGACGCCACCGGCATCTGCAACGGCCGCGACGTGGACTACTACAAGTCCCTCTCCGCCAAGACCGGCGTGCACATCGTCGCGTGCACCGGATTCGTGGGCGGCGACACCGCGCTCCCCCACTTCGCGAACGCATCGGTGGACTACCTCACCCGCCAGTTCGTCCACGAGATCACTGTCGGCATCGGCGGCACCGGCGCCAAGGCCGGCGTCATCAAGGTCGGTGTGAGCCGCGGCGGCCGTATGACGGAGCTGGACAAGAAGATCTACCGCGCCGCCGCACGCGCCGCAGTGCAGACAGGTGTGCCGATCCTGACCCACCTCGCGATCGACGCCGAGCCAGCCATCGACATCTTCCACGAGGAGGGCCTGCCGCTGGATCGCGTGCTGTTCGGCCACGTGGACGACGGCGTCAACGCCGAGAAGACGCAGGACGCGTGGATCGTCGAGCAGGGCGGCCGCCTCGGCTTCGACACGTTCGGCTACGAGACCGAGCTGCCGGACCCGCCGTTCTGGGCCCGTCCCCGCAACGACCGCATGGACCACTTCCTGCGCTTCGTCAAGGGCGGCTTCGAGGACAAGGTGCTCGCCTCCGCGGACGCCAACTGCAGCCCCCTCGGCTGGCCGGGCGTGAAGGGCCACACCGTGAACTACATCTTCGAGCGGCTCCTGCCGGACCTCCGCGACGCCGGGGTCGCCGAGGAGACCATCACGAAGATCTTCGTCGAGAACCCTGCCACCTTCCTCACCATCCAGAACTGA
- a CDS encoding FAD-dependent oxidoreductase, producing the protein MNTEDLKNLNIAIVGAGYAGAATAKALSLLGATVTVYEQASQVREVGAGIGLRPNSMERFRQWGISDAIAKVSSPSDYFEILTGTGEVIMKDSWPEIEKYGPTHLIHRGDFIEALLGVLPEGMVKLGHRLERIEDKGDRAVLTFTNGTTAEADLVIGADGIKSVVRQQLFSDEPPVFSGEHAYRVVIDGDAAHGLSVDDNLRMYIGHGTKVYFLPLRHRNQVSFDITSLNPDGTWAPEITKEDLLKTVEGFDQRIVDIVRDLDMDAVNIRAVYDIDPVDTWHSGSVVLVGDAAHSMLHHQGQGANSAILDAGAVADALAEAPSVKEALAQYQAARKPVTDELQRISRQGWSEDEVNDVFPGQKPASQHPAEQSTEQPAEKVEA; encoded by the coding sequence GTGAACACCGAAGACCTCAAGAACCTGAACATCGCGATCGTCGGCGCCGGGTACGCCGGCGCGGCCACCGCCAAGGCCCTGAGCCTGCTAGGCGCCACCGTCACCGTGTACGAGCAGGCCAGCCAGGTGCGCGAGGTGGGTGCCGGGATCGGCCTCCGCCCTAACTCGATGGAGCGCTTCCGCCAGTGGGGCATCAGCGACGCGATCGCCAAGGTCAGCTCCCCAAGCGACTACTTCGAGATCCTCACTGGCACCGGCGAGGTCATCATGAAGGATTCGTGGCCCGAGATCGAGAAGTACGGCCCCACGCACCTGATCCACCGCGGCGACTTCATCGAGGCCCTCCTCGGCGTCCTGCCCGAGGGCATGGTCAAGCTGGGACACAGGCTCGAGCGCATCGAGGACAAGGGTGACCGCGCCGTCCTGACGTTCACGAACGGCACGACCGCCGAGGCCGACCTCGTCATCGGCGCGGACGGCATCAAGTCTGTGGTCCGCCAGCAGCTCTTCAGCGACGAGCCGCCGGTCTTCTCGGGTGAGCACGCCTACCGCGTGGTCATCGACGGCGACGCCGCCCACGGACTCTCGGTGGACGACAACCTGCGCATGTACATCGGCCACGGCACGAAGGTCTACTTCCTCCCGCTGCGCCACCGCAACCAAGTCTCCTTCGACATCACGTCTCTCAACCCGGACGGCACGTGGGCCCCGGAGATCACCAAGGAGGACCTCCTGAAGACGGTCGAGGGCTTCGATCAGCGCATCGTGGACATCGTCCGGGACCTCGACATGGATGCCGTGAATATCCGTGCGGTCTACGACATCGACCCAGTGGACACATGGCACTCCGGCTCGGTGGTCCTCGTGGGCGATGCGGCGCACTCGATGCTCCACCACCAGGGCCAGGGCGCGAACTCCGCGATCCTCGACGCAGGCGCCGTCGCCGACGCGCTCGCCGAGGCGCCCTCCGTCAAGGAGGCCCTCGCGCAGTACCAGGCCGCCCGCAAGCCCGTCACGGACGAGCTGCAGCGCATCTCGCGTCAGGGCTGGAGTGAGGACGAGGTCAACGACGTCTTCCCCGGCCAGAAGCCGGCGTCCCAGCATCCTGCGGAGCAGAGTACAGAGCAGCCGGCGGAGAAGGTCGAGGCCTAG
- a CDS encoding alpha/beta hydrolase — protein MALHPQIAEVVATLPAPPPGPLDPAVLRADEESRIPVLEDRLPLLAVDDAVAPTPSRDVPIRIYTPEKKDAYGLIVYLHGGAFFLGSLDTHDHVARALAEEAGFKVVSVGYRLAPEHRFPAGLEDAYAVVRWVAENGGELAWDGERLALAGDSSGGNFVAAVAAMAHDDGFTRLTHQVLYYPSLDLDFDTDRYASLRENATGYGLETAGLKPFNAFYLDSGADPADPLVSPIKRADLSGLPRALVLTAEHDPLRDEGELYGQRLRDAGVDATVTRYAGANHGFVANFGWLPEYAAAFRETAEFLNGTDAESAAGSTNE, from the coding sequence ATGGCCCTCCACCCCCAGATCGCCGAGGTCGTCGCCACCCTGCCGGCCCCGCCGCCCGGCCCCCTCGACCCCGCAGTGCTGCGGGCCGACGAGGAGTCGCGCATCCCGGTGCTTGAGGACCGGCTCCCCCTGTTGGCGGTCGACGACGCCGTGGCCCCCACCCCGTCCCGCGACGTCCCGATCCGCATCTACACGCCGGAGAAGAAGGACGCCTATGGCCTCATCGTGTACCTCCACGGCGGCGCATTCTTCCTCGGCAGCCTCGACACGCACGACCACGTCGCGCGGGCATTGGCCGAGGAGGCCGGGTTCAAGGTCGTCTCCGTGGGCTACCGACTCGCCCCCGAGCATCGGTTCCCCGCCGGGCTCGAGGACGCGTACGCCGTCGTGCGCTGGGTGGCCGAGAACGGCGGCGAGCTCGCGTGGGACGGCGAGCGGCTCGCCCTCGCGGGCGACAGCTCGGGTGGCAATTTCGTGGCAGCGGTCGCCGCGATGGCGCACGACGACGGGTTCACCCGCCTCACGCACCAGGTCCTGTACTATCCGTCGCTCGACCTGGACTTCGATACGGACCGCTACGCCTCCCTGCGCGAGAACGCGACCGGCTACGGCCTCGAGACCGCGGGCCTGAAGCCGTTCAACGCGTTCTACCTCGACAGCGGCGCGGACCCTGCGGACCCGCTCGTCTCGCCGATCAAGCGGGCGGACCTCTCCGGACTCCCCCGGGCACTCGTCCTCACCGCGGAGCACGATCCGCTGCGCGACGAAGGCGAGCTGTACGGCCAGCGCCTGCGGGATGCGGGCGTGGACGCGACCGTGACCCGCTACGCGGGGGCGAACCATGGGTTCGTGGCGAACTTCGGCTGGCTCCCCGAGTACGCGGCGGCCTTCCGCGAGACGGCCGAGTTCCTGAACGGAACTGACGCCGAGAGCGCCGCTGGGAGCACCAATGAGTAG
- a CDS encoding MBL fold metallo-hydrolase — translation MSSATVHPLVSPWGRFGLYSYFIDAPEPAVVDTGIASSPEEGMIPALEKLGRSIDEVTWIFLTHGHIDHLGGAKALFDLTGGRAKVVIHEADAHMLRSRAGHVEEYTNGRHRYLHNTEGVEQQTRTAEAAISGEMEPTVLVRGGEIISLGGDVTVSVLPVPGHTPGSVAYRLSTGDPGAQNAVFVGDAVQIHGAANRFPGYTDPDAYRASLEYLRDEIRPERLYLGHPYRGADGEPYGVELDAAQARRALDESLTLESRIRRAVVHYTHDGVAETQSPYSPFERVAAELGYDGDPTLEPSPFFTTLDGYLALTTQQTRPEQESQIHG, via the coding sequence ATGAGTAGCGCCACCGTCCACCCGCTGGTCTCCCCGTGGGGCCGGTTCGGCCTGTACAGCTACTTCATCGATGCGCCCGAGCCGGCGGTCGTGGACACGGGCATCGCGTCCTCCCCCGAGGAAGGCATGATCCCGGCCTTGGAGAAGCTGGGCCGGAGCATCGACGAGGTGACGTGGATCTTCCTCACGCACGGCCACATCGACCACCTCGGCGGGGCGAAGGCCCTGTTCGACCTCACGGGCGGCCGCGCGAAGGTCGTGATCCACGAGGCGGACGCGCACATGCTCCGCTCCCGCGCGGGCCACGTCGAGGAGTACACCAACGGCCGCCACCGCTACCTCCACAACACCGAGGGCGTCGAGCAGCAGACCCGCACCGCGGAGGCCGCGATTTCCGGTGAGATGGAGCCGACAGTCCTCGTACGCGGCGGTGAGATCATCTCCCTCGGCGGCGACGTCACCGTTTCGGTGCTGCCCGTGCCAGGCCACACGCCCGGCTCGGTGGCCTACCGGCTCAGCACGGGGGATCCCGGCGCACAGAACGCAGTGTTCGTGGGCGACGCGGTCCAGATCCACGGCGCCGCGAACCGCTTCCCCGGCTACACCGACCCGGACGCGTACCGCGCGTCCCTGGAGTACCTGCGCGACGAGATCCGCCCCGAGCGCCTCTACCTCGGCCACCCGTACCGGGGCGCGGACGGCGAGCCGTACGGCGTCGAGCTCGACGCCGCCCAGGCCCGCCGCGCCCTGGACGAGAGCCTCACGCTCGAGTCGCGCATCCGCCGCGCCGTCGTGCACTACACGCACGACGGCGTGGCGGAGACTCAGTCTCCGTACTCGCCGTTCGAGCGGGTCGCCGCCGAGCTGGGCTACGACGGCGATCCGACGCTCGAGCCGTCACCGTTCTTCACGACCCTCGACGGCTACCTCGCCCTCACAACCCAACAGACCCGTCCTGAACAGGAGTCCCAGATCCATGGCTGA
- a CDS encoding CocE/NonD family hydrolase has product MADYQTIDAGGAQIAVRKHLRAPMRDGVELALDVYHGTEDVPRPALVALSPYGKELQALALTMPPQRRPSPMWDGCIEAGDIARVVGEGYAHVIGDLRGSGDSGGEHIGNYNAGGVSLGQDAYDVIEWVAAQPWCDGNVGMIGISYFGSMQVLAAAERPPHLKAIFVSGGHYDFYETTYHGGVMWFMPRAAREGRGGDSGWAFTDRVKSRMLETHSQEQIAKLVAERLQDPDVAAWPNLVHTLHYPKHHEAWFDIVMNELDGEWYEERNPINLAKNIDIPVYLQLDQGRGWTLDGTIELFNTLKGPKKLDIGPYPPMQSRPWVEEHEKMFRWYDYWIKGIDNGIMDEPEVSVFVEGSREVATGTAFPPKDVEYRPLYLRPRRKLSPEPELMGTEHAAPDGFFQAPLTVTDKVEVISWDTAPFTEATEMMGTGAAHLFAEIDQPDTNFILRLWDTAPNGNRQLITTGYLKASHRELDERTTEGNPYHPHTRAVPVEPGVIEEYVIRLYPFANTFLPGHKLTVELSNDEPLVDEHNSLLPPDAFHLPVGRPVTHKIYRDATHPSCLILPYTARPASQG; this is encoded by the coding sequence ATGGCTGACTACCAGACCATCGACGCGGGCGGTGCGCAGATCGCCGTCCGCAAGCACCTCCGCGCCCCGATGCGCGACGGCGTCGAACTCGCGCTCGACGTGTACCACGGCACCGAGGACGTGCCCCGCCCCGCGCTCGTGGCGCTGAGCCCGTACGGCAAGGAGCTTCAGGCTCTGGCCCTGACCATGCCGCCGCAGCGTCGCCCGTCCCCGATGTGGGACGGCTGCATCGAGGCAGGGGACATCGCCCGCGTGGTCGGCGAGGGCTACGCCCACGTGATCGGGGACCTGCGCGGCTCCGGCGACTCCGGCGGTGAGCACATCGGCAACTACAACGCCGGCGGCGTATCCCTCGGGCAGGATGCGTACGACGTCATCGAGTGGGTCGCCGCGCAGCCGTGGTGCGACGGCAACGTCGGCATGATCGGCATCTCCTACTTCGGCTCGATGCAGGTCCTCGCCGCCGCTGAACGTCCCCCGCACCTCAAGGCGATCTTCGTTTCAGGCGGGCACTACGACTTCTACGAGACCACCTACCACGGCGGCGTCATGTGGTTCATGCCCCGCGCGGCGCGCGAGGGCCGCGGCGGCGACTCCGGATGGGCGTTCACGGACCGGGTGAAGTCGCGCATGCTCGAGACGCACTCCCAGGAGCAGATCGCCAAGCTCGTCGCGGAGCGGCTTCAGGATCCGGACGTGGCCGCGTGGCCCAACTTGGTCCACACGCTGCACTACCCGAAGCACCACGAGGCGTGGTTCGACATCGTCATGAACGAGCTCGACGGCGAGTGGTACGAGGAGCGCAACCCGATCAACCTCGCGAAGAACATCGACATCCCCGTGTACCTGCAGCTGGACCAGGGCCGCGGCTGGACGCTGGACGGAACGATCGAGCTGTTCAACACGCTCAAGGGCCCGAAGAAGCTGGACATCGGGCCGTACCCGCCCATGCAGTCGCGGCCGTGGGTCGAGGAGCACGAGAAGATGTTCCGCTGGTATGACTACTGGATCAAGGGCATCGACAACGGCATCATGGACGAGCCCGAGGTCTCCGTGTTCGTCGAGGGCTCCCGCGAGGTGGCCACCGGAACCGCGTTCCCGCCCAAGGACGTCGAGTACCGGCCTCTGTACCTGCGCCCCCGCCGCAAGCTCTCCCCCGAGCCCGAGCTCATGGGCACTGAGCACGCCGCCCCGGACGGGTTCTTCCAGGCCCCGCTCACGGTCACGGACAAGGTCGAGGTCATCTCGTGGGACACGGCCCCGTTCACCGAAGCCACCGAGATGATGGGCACCGGCGCCGCGCACCTGTTCGCCGAGATCGACCAGCCCGACACGAACTTCATCCTGCGCCTGTGGGACACCGCCCCCAACGGCAACCGCCAGCTCATCACCACCGGCTACCTCAAGGCCTCCCACCGCGAGCTGGACGAGCGCACCACCGAGGGCAACCCGTACCACCCGCACACCCGCGCCGTCCCCGTGGAGCCGGGTGTGATCGAGGAGTACGTCATCCGGCTGTACCCGTTCGCGAACACGTTCCTGCCCGGGCACAAGCTCACCGTGGAGCTCTCCAACGACGAGCCCCTCGTGGACGAGCACAACTCCCTCCTGCCCCCGGACGCGTTCCACCTGCCCGTGGGCCGGCCCGTCACGCACAAGATCTACCGCGACGCGACCCACCCGTCGTGCCTGATCCTGCCGTACACGGCGCGCCCGGCGTCCCAAGGCTGA
- a CDS encoding CoA transferase translates to MTTHDGVGLLGLRRHLAPVLGDVPELHDWWSGPRTWWAGALDVEGLALGSLGALIAALTALAETRGEAVSGSRVATSSALAAASFDSIRRLRVDGKPPDIWAPTSGFRQARDGWVRLHANYPHHAQALLAGLGIAGSEQLDAAVRERDALDVEAAVRAAGGVAAAVRTPGEWAASGAGTAAAGEPWIRWSLGEVPAVALTHDAAPGVPLHGVRVLDLTRVIAGPSASRLLGALGADVLRVDPPQHPELLDAHLDTGFAKRSAVADLRVAEQLGQVRALARGADVVLLGYRQASLARFGMDAESLRADFPRAAVVALNAWGWEGPWAHARGFDSIVQAACGIADLYGTARDGGAHDAAWRPGALPVQALDHATGMGMAAAAVALLAARARGIAGSARLSLIATANELLRAGTPAAAEPADLSVETRKAASPYGELEYVGPLLAVGGVPLDYPHPPVRYGTSPLEWAG, encoded by the coding sequence ATGACCACGCACGACGGGGTCGGCCTCCTTGGGCTGCGGCGTCACCTCGCACCCGTCCTCGGCGACGTTCCGGAACTTCACGATTGGTGGTCCGGCCCGCGTACGTGGTGGGCGGGGGCGCTCGACGTCGAGGGCCTCGCCCTCGGCTCCCTCGGGGCGCTCATCGCCGCGCTCACGGCCCTCGCCGAGACCAGAGGCGAGGCGGTGAGCGGCAGCCGCGTCGCTACGTCGTCCGCGCTCGCCGCAGCCTCGTTCGACTCGATCCGCCGGCTCCGCGTCGACGGCAAGCCACCGGACATCTGGGCGCCCACGTCCGGCTTCCGCCAGGCCCGCGACGGCTGGGTGCGACTCCACGCCAACTACCCCCACCACGCGCAGGCTCTCCTGGCGGGCCTCGGCATCGCGGGCTCCGAGCAGCTGGACGCCGCGGTTCGCGAGCGCGACGCCCTCGACGTCGAAGCCGCCGTGCGGGCCGCCGGGGGAGTGGCCGCCGCCGTGCGCACCCCGGGCGAGTGGGCGGCGTCGGGCGCCGGGACCGCCGCGGCGGGGGAGCCGTGGATCCGGTGGTCACTCGGTGAGGTCCCCGCTGTGGCCCTGACGCACGACGCCGCGCCCGGCGTCCCGCTGCACGGCGTCCGCGTGCTGGACCTCACCCGCGTGATCGCGGGACCGAGCGCGTCGAGGCTCCTCGGGGCGCTCGGGGCGGACGTCCTGCGTGTCGACCCGCCGCAGCATCCCGAGTTGCTCGACGCGCACCTCGACACCGGGTTCGCCAAGCGCAGCGCCGTCGCGGACCTGCGCGTGGCCGAGCAGCTCGGGCAGGTCCGGGCGCTCGCCCGGGGCGCCGACGTCGTGCTCCTCGGCTACCGGCAGGCCTCGCTCGCACGGTTCGGGATGGACGCCGAGTCACTGCGTGCGGACTTCCCTCGCGCGGCCGTTGTGGCGCTCAACGCGTGGGGCTGGGAAGGCCCGTGGGCGCACGCGCGCGGGTTCGACAGCATCGTGCAGGCCGCCTGCGGGATCGCGGACCTGTACGGGACGGCGCGGGATGGTGGGGCTCACGACGCCGCGTGGCGACCCGGCGCGCTTCCCGTCCAAGCCCTCGACCACGCAACCGGGATGGGCATGGCCGCCGCGGCCGTCGCGCTGCTCGCCGCACGGGCACGGGGCATTGCGGGCAGCGCACGGCTCAGCCTCATCGCGACGGCGAACGAGCTCCTGCGTGCCGGGACTCCGGCCGCCGCGGAGCCCGCGGACCTCTCCGTCGAGACACGCAAAGCCGCGTCCCCCTATGGCGAGCTCGAGTACGTTGGCCCGCTACTCGCCGTCGGCGGCGTCCCGCTTGACTACCCCCACCCGCCAGTGCGCTACGGCACCTCGCCGCTTGAGTGGGCCGGTTGA
- a CDS encoding class II glutamine amidotransferase, whose translation MCRLFGMHAGHRSVHATFWLLTAPDSLEVQSRREPDGTGVGTFTADGLPRVDKQPIAAWEDRAFAREARDLVSSTFLAHVRYASIGEHTYANTHPFEQDGRLFAHNGAFTEVAAVDQRLDELGAADLVQGQTDSERMFALITSETRRADGDVAAGIEAALTWIAQNVPVLSLNFILTTATDLWAVRYPDTHELHVLDNRTGAAAPGRHLRARSPRISAHGEDIGDFVLVATEPMANDLRWHLMDPGVLLHVDRDLTVTRTSPFPDEPTRRLTLDDLDPVAAASQREGKP comes from the coding sequence ATGTGCAGGCTCTTCGGAATGCACGCGGGCCACAGGTCCGTGCACGCGACGTTCTGGCTCCTCACGGCTCCGGACAGTCTCGAGGTGCAGAGCCGCCGCGAGCCCGATGGGACCGGAGTCGGCACGTTCACCGCGGACGGACTGCCCAGAGTGGACAAGCAGCCGATCGCCGCGTGGGAGGACCGGGCATTCGCCCGCGAGGCCCGCGACCTCGTGAGCTCAACCTTCCTGGCACACGTGCGCTACGCGAGCATCGGCGAGCACACGTACGCCAACACCCACCCGTTCGAGCAGGACGGCCGGCTGTTCGCCCACAACGGAGCGTTCACCGAGGTCGCCGCCGTCGACCAGCGGCTCGATGAGCTCGGAGCCGCAGACCTCGTGCAGGGCCAGACTGACAGCGAGCGCATGTTCGCCCTCATCACCTCGGAGACCCGCCGTGCGGACGGCGACGTCGCGGCCGGCATCGAGGCCGCCCTGACGTGGATCGCGCAGAACGTGCCCGTCCTCAGCCTCAACTTCATCCTGACCACCGCTACGGACCTGTGGGCCGTGCGCTACCCCGATACCCACGAGCTCCACGTCCTCGACAACCGCACGGGCGCCGCCGCGCCCGGCCGTCACCTCCGCGCGCGCAGCCCGCGGATCTCGGCGCACGGAGAAGACATCGGCGACTTCGTCCTCGTCGCGACCGAGCCCATGGCCAACGACCTCCGCTGGCACCTCATGGACCCCGGAGTCCTCCTCCACGTGGACCGCGACCTCACGGTCACCCGGACCTCCCCGTTCCCCGACGAGCCCACGCGCCGCCTCACGCTCGACGACCTCGACCCGGTAGCCGCCGCGTCCCAGCGGGAGGGGAAGCCATGA
- a CDS encoding VOC family protein — MTLATRPATTILTVADEARAKDFYEGALGLPVRGKDPTGMMILGLDGSASLGLMVDANAVHSGHTALTFEVDDLEAAMADLEGHGVHFEDYDLPDLKTDDHHIFSAAGERASWFADPDGNILCLHQGGVVEYNM; from the coding sequence ATGACGCTGGCAACACGACCGGCAACCACAATCCTGACCGTGGCCGACGAGGCCCGCGCGAAGGACTTCTACGAGGGAGCGCTGGGGCTCCCTGTCCGCGGAAAGGACCCGACCGGGATGATGATCCTCGGTCTGGATGGATCCGCATCGCTGGGCCTGATGGTGGACGCGAACGCCGTCCATTCGGGCCACACCGCCCTGACGTTCGAGGTTGACGACCTCGAGGCGGCCATGGCGGACCTCGAAGGCCATGGGGTGCACTTCGAGGACTACGACCTGCCTGATCTCAAGACGGATGATCACCACATCTTCTCCGCGGCCGGCGAGCGTGCCTCGTGGTTCGCGGATCCCGATGGGAACATCCTCTGCCTGCATCAGGGCGGGGTCGTCGAGTACAACATGTAG
- the paaZ gene encoding phenylacetic acid degradation bifunctional protein PaaZ has translation MTTAPEAPTKETATAVVPSYVRDAWWTPENPGRGAEVRDASTGELLAVVTSDGIDLAGMVEHARTVGQAELGKLTIHERALKLKELAQFLNGHRQELYELSFKTGATKIDSMVDIDGGIGVLFTFGSKGRRELPNSHVIVDGPMEVLSKDGSFAGEHIYTRIPGVAAQINAFNFPVWGMLEKFAPAFVAGVPTIVKPATPTGYVTEAMVRLMVDSGILPAGSIQLISGSARTLLDELDYRDMVSFTGSAATANLLKSHPNVVHGGVRFTSETDSLNAAILGPDAVPGTPEFDAFVKSVVTEMTVKAGQKCTAIRRSIVPAELVDDVVAAIGARVTERVVVGDPRAEGVTMGALASLEQLKDVRGAVESLVEAGGKIAFGSLDAPEVVTASGEKAVVADGAFMSPVILTWEDVKAPALHGTEAFGPVSSVVGYLSLDEAIRLAAMGAGSLVASVATNDPEVAQTLVTGIAAHHGRVLVLNREDAKTSTGHGSPVPHLVHGGPGRAGGGEELGGIRSVKHHMQRTAIQGSPNMLTAVTGVWHTGADRRLADPTDPSTHPFRKSLAELRVGDAMRSELRQITREDIANFAAETGDTFYAHMDDEAARAAGVFPGIVAHGYLLVSWAAGLFVSPEPGPVLLNYGLDNLRFLQPVPAGDSIRVTLTAKQITPRVTDEYGEVRWDAVLTNQDDELIANYDVLTLVEKEWPKKA, from the coding sequence ATGACCACTGCCCCGGAAGCCCCCACCAAGGAAACCGCCACCGCAGTCGTGCCCAGCTACGTCCGCGACGCGTGGTGGACGCCGGAGAACCCCGGCCGCGGCGCCGAGGTGCGGGACGCCAGCACGGGCGAGCTGCTCGCCGTCGTGACATCGGACGGCATCGACCTCGCAGGGATGGTGGAGCACGCCCGCACGGTCGGGCAGGCCGAGCTCGGCAAGCTCACCATCCACGAGCGCGCGCTCAAGCTCAAGGAGCTCGCACAGTTCCTCAACGGCCACCGCCAGGAGCTGTACGAGCTCTCGTTCAAGACCGGCGCCACGAAGATCGACTCGATGGTGGACATCGACGGCGGCATCGGCGTGCTGTTCACGTTCGGCTCGAAGGGCCGCCGCGAGCTGCCCAACTCCCACGTGATCGTGGACGGGCCCATGGAGGTCCTCTCGAAGGACGGCTCGTTCGCCGGCGAGCACATCTACACCCGCATCCCGGGCGTGGCTGCGCAGATCAACGCGTTCAACTTCCCCGTGTGGGGCATGCTCGAGAAGTTCGCGCCCGCGTTCGTGGCCGGCGTCCCGACCATCGTCAAGCCCGCCACCCCGACCGGCTACGTGACCGAGGCGATGGTCCGGCTCATGGTGGATTCCGGCATCCTCCCAGCCGGTTCGATCCAGCTCATCTCCGGGTCCGCCCGCACGCTCCTGGACGAGCTCGACTACCGCGACATGGTCTCCTTCACCGGCTCCGCCGCGACCGCCAACCTGCTCAAGTCGCACCCGAACGTGGTCCACGGCGGCGTCCGCTTCACGTCCGAGACGGACTCGCTCAACGCCGCGATCCTCGGGCCCGACGCCGTCCCGGGCACCCCGGAGTTCGACGCGTTCGTGAAGTCCGTGGTCACCGAGATGACGGTCAAGGCCGGCCAGAAGTGCACGGCGATCCGCCGCTCGATCGTCCCGGCGGAGCTCGTGGACGACGTCGTTGCTGCCATCGGCGCGCGGGTGACGGAGCGCGTCGTGGTCGGCGATCCCCGGGCCGAGGGCGTGACTATGGGCGCGCTCGCCTCGCTCGAGCAGCTCAAGGATGTCCGCGGCGCCGTCGAGTCCCTCGTCGAGGCAGGCGGGAAGATCGCGTTCGGCTCGCTCGACGCCCCCGAGGTCGTCACGGCGAGCGGCGAGAAGGCCGTCGTCGCGGACGGAGCGTTCATGTCCCCCGTGATCCTCACGTGGGAGGACGTCAAGGCGCCCGCCCTGCACGGCACCGAGGCGTTCGGCCCGGTCTCCTCCGTGGTCGGGTACTTAAGCCTCGATGAGGCCATCAGGCTCGCTGCGATGGGCGCCGGCTCGCTCGTGGCGTCCGTGGCCACGAACGATCCCGAGGTCGCCCAGACCCTCGTCACCGGCATCGCCGCGCACCACGGCCGCGTGCTCGTGCTGAACCGCGAGGATGCCAAGACCTCCACGGGCCACGGCTCCCCGGTCCCGCACCTCGTCCACGGCGGCCCGGGCCGCGCGGGCGGCGGCGAGGAGCTCGGCGGCATCCGCTCCGTCAAGCACCACATGCAGCGCACCGCGATCCAGGGCTCGCCGAACATGCTTACCGCGGTGACGGGCGTGTGGCACACGGGCGCGGACCGTCGTCTGGCCGATCCGACGGATCCGTCGACGCACCCGTTCCGCAAGTCTCTCGCCGAGCTGCGCGTGGGCGACGCGATGCGTTCCGAGCTGCGCCAGATCACCCGCGAGGACATCGCGAACTTCGCTGCCGAGACCGGCGACACGTTCTACGCCCACATGGATGACGAGGCCGCCCGCGCCGCCGGCGTCTTCCCCGGCATCGTGGCACACGGGTACCTGCTCGTGAGCTGGGCCGCGGGCCTGTTCGTCTCGCCCGAGCCCGGCCCGGTGCTGCTGAACTACGGCCTGGACAACCTGCGCTTCCTCCAGCCCGTCCCCGCCGGCGACTCGATCCGCGTGACCCTCACGGCCAAGCAGATCACCCCGCGGGTCACCGACGAGTACGGCGAGGTCCGCTGGGACGCCGTCCTGACCAATCAGGACGATGAGCTCATCGCCAACTACGACGTCCTCACCCTCGTGGAGAAGGAGTGGCCCAAGAAGGCCTGA